Proteins encoded together in one Juglans regia cultivar Chandler chromosome 9, Walnut 2.0, whole genome shotgun sequence window:
- the LOC108990166 gene encoding zinc finger protein BRUTUS-like At1g18910 isoform X2, producing the protein MATEDDDTVFPSAESLASVPLADAPILLFICFHKALRSELSELRQLAAAASESDSNGQELLLELRQRFEFLKLVCKYHTAAEDEVIFLALDVHIKNVASTYSLEHESFNELFNSIFHCLDVLLEEEKNISKPFQELICCIGTIQTSISQHMLKEEQQVFPLLMQQFSSKEQGSLVWQFICSVPVILIEQFLPWMMSFLSLEEQLDVTHCIKEIVPGEKTLLEVVNSWLGNDDQPSCGSYTSVGKDIQCPDGCADMRGKLKMHLSKWSFSENWNWIKARFIQTDVGQNPIHCLNIWHGAIRKDLKEILEELYQIRSSGCFSNLDSIVIRLKFLADVLSFYGNALKTFFYPVLNQLANCCPPPSDEQFLNGHHIEGLLLLLQYNPQNGISLCLFLENLCRELESFLLEVNKQFALQEMEVFPIISKNCSHELQQRLLYMSLNIMPLGLLKCVIMWFSAQLSEDESRSILQSVKQGDSFVNKSFASLLHKWFQTGYSGKTSIEKLREDLQSIFKSRCSFISEQIKEVFGSSSLALGMKLPEGSNPGPTEPPSANKGSNCFSSSSSPHTAKKYETSYSSGINLHIFFPETVKIINPFPKFPGDGGSSSIINEPKPVDIIFFFHKALRKDLEYLVSGSAQLAENLGLIIDFRRRFDLIRVLYQIHSDAEDEIAFPALEAKGTVQNISHSYTIDHQLEVEYFSRISLILDKMYELQVSISSADSNTQDQRMLNHHQLRRRLHDMCKSMHKSLSNHIHREEVELWPSFRESFSIEEQEKIIGRMLGTTRAEVLQDMIPWLMASLTVEEQHTLMSLWRKAVRNTMFDEWLGEWCEEYDVAKVVEESSISPSWTADPLEIISTYLAKEVINEENEGIIAEKKSDFPQRDHVDSDVETFRNCDVDDKEKDLNRDENNYECSVCTKLSSDSDKKRCCEVADATDQTDKSGQDFQLPKSSLRCERLLTMNQEDLEATIRRVSRDSSLDPQKKSYIIQNLLMSRWIVRQQISHPVSSNGEDIPDQHPSYQDHLKLTFGCKHYKRNCKLLVACCNQLYTCRHCHDEVADHSLDRKSVTKMMCMKCLKIQPIGRSCSTVSCDNFSMAKYYCKICKLFDDEREIYHCPFCNLCRVGKGLGIDYFHCMNCNACMSRSLSAHTCREKCLEDNCPICHEYIFTSTSPVKCLPCGHDYTCSHYTCPICSKSLGDMQIYFRMLDAQLAEEKIPDEYAGITQAILCNDCEKKGAAPFHWLHHKCSCCGSYNTRLT; encoded by the exons ATGGCCACCGAAGATGATGACACCGTTTTCCCCTCCGCGGAGTCTCTGGCCTCCGTTCCGCTCGCCGACGCTCCCATTCTCTTGTTCATTTGCTTCCACAAGGCTCTCCGCTCCGAGCTATCCGAGCTGCGCCAATTGGCGGCGGCGGCGTCCGAGAGTGATTCCAACGGTCAGGAACTGTTGCTCGAGCTCCGACAGAGGTTCGAGTTTCTGAAGCTTGTTTGTAAGTACCACACTGCTGCGGAAGATGAG GTTATCTTCCTTGCACTAGACGTCCACATTAAAAATGTGGCATCCACATATTCACTTGAGCATGAAAGCTTTAATGAGCTCTTCAATTCTATTTTTCATTGCTTGGATGTTCTattggaggaagaaaagaatatttCCAAACCATTTCAAGAACTCATTTGTTGCATTGGCACCATCCAGACGTCAATTTCCCAGCATATGTTGAAAGAAGAACAACAG GTTTTTCCATTGCTGATGCAGCAATTCTCTTCGAAAGAGCAGGGTTCACTTGTGTGGCAGTTCATATGCAGTGTTCCAGTAATTCTGATAGAGCAATTTTTGCCATGGATGATGTCCTTTCTTTCTCTGGAGGAACAATTGGATGTTACTCACTGTATAAAAGAAATTGTACCCGGAGAAAAAACATTGCTAGAG GTGGTGAATTCTTGGCTTGGTAATGATGATCAACCCTCCTGCGGTTCCTACACCAGTGTTGGAAAAGACATTCAATGTCCTGATGGATGTGCAGATATGAGAGGGAAACTCAAAATGCATTTATCTAAATGGTCTTTTAGTGAAAACTGGAATTGGATAAAAGCACGCTTTATCCAAACAGACGTTGGACAAAATCCGATTCATTGTCTTAATATTTGGCATGGTGCCATCAGGAAAGATTTGAAAGAAATTCTGGAAGAGTTATATCAAATCAGAAGCTCAGGCtgtttttcaaatttagattcaATAGTTATCCGGCTAAAATTCCTTGCTGATGTCCTTAGCTTCTACGG CAATGCCTTGAAGACATTTTTTTACCCTGTGCTAAATCAACTTGCCAATTGCTGCCCACCTCCCTCTGACGAACAATTCCTCAATGGTCATCATATTGAAGGTCTACTTCTGCTGCTACAATACAACCCTCAAAATGGTATATCGTTGTGCTTGTTTCTGGAGAATCTTTGCAGGGAACTTGAGTCTTTCTTGTTGGAAGTGAACAAACAGTTTGCCTTGCAAGAAATGGAG GTATTTCCCATTATTAGCAAGAACTGCAGCCATGAATTGCAGCAGAGACTTCTGTATATGAGCCTTAATATAATGCCACTTGGATTGCTTAAGTGCGTAATCATGTGGTTTTCAGCTCAGTTATCTGAGGATGAATCCAGGTCCATTCTTCAGAGTGTAAAGCAGGGAGATTCTTTTGTAAATAAATCTTTTGCATCCCTCTTACACAAGTGGTTTCAAACTGGTTACTCAGGAAAGACCTCTATTGAAAAACTAAGAGAGGATTTGCAGAGCATTTTCAAGAGCAGATGCTCTTTTATATCCGAGCAAATCAAGGAAGTCTTTGGGTCTTCTTCCTTAGCCTTGGGCATGAAACTCCCTGAAGGATCTAACCCAGGGCCAACTGAACCACCCTCTGCCAACAAGGGCAGTAActgtttttcttcatcttcaagcCCCCACACTGCTAAGAAGTATGAGACATCCTACTCCAGTGGAATCAATCTGCACATATTTTTCCCTGAAACAGTAAAGATAATAAATCCTTTTCCTAAGTTTCCTGGTGATGGTGGTTCCAGTTCCATTATCAATGAACCAAAACCGGTGgatatcatctttttcttccacaaGGCTCTCAGGAAAGATTTGGAGTACCTTGTCTCTGGTTCAGCCCAGTTGGCTGAAAATTTAGGCCTCATCATTGACTTCCGTCGGCGATTTGACCTCATACGTGTTCTATATCAGATCCACAGTGATGCAGAGGATGAGATTGCTTTTCCAGCTTTGGAGGCAAAGGGGACAGTCCAAAACATAAGCCACTCCTATACCATTGATCACCAACTGGAAGTTGAATACTTCAGTAGAATATCGCTCATTTTAGATAAGATGTATGAGTTGCAAGTTTCAATTTCTAGTGCTGATTCAAATACGCAGGATCAAAGAATGCTGAATCATCATCAACTGCGTAGGAGGCTGCATGACATGTGCAAATCAATGCATAAATCACTCTCCAACCATATTCACCGTGAAGAAGTTGAACTTTGGCCCTCATTTAGAGAGAGCTTCTCCATTGAGGAGCAAGAAAAAATCATAGGACGCATGCTTGGAACAACAAGAGCAGAAGTATTGCAGGATATGATACCCTGGCTCATGGCATCTTTGACAGTTGAAGAACAGCATACTCTGATGTCCTTATGGCGCAAGGCCGTGAGAAATACAATGTTTGATGAATGGTTAGGGGAATGGTGTGAAGAATATGACGTAGCAAAGGTGGTAGAGGAATCAAGCATCTCACCTTCATGGACTGCAGATCCACTAGAGATTATATCAACTTATCTGGCTAAAGAAGTcattaatgaagaaaatgaaggaatcaTTGCTGAAAAGAAGAGTGATTTTCCACAAAGAGATCATGTTGATTCAGATGTCGAGACATTTAGAAACTGCGATGTGGATGATAAAGAAAAGGACCTGAAtagagatgaaaataattatgaatgTTCAGTATGTACAAAACTTTCCAGTGACAGTGACAAAAAGAGATGCTGTGAAGTGGCAGATGCCACAGACCAGACTGATAAATCGGGCCAAGATTTTCAATTACCTAAGTCTTCTTTGCGCTGTGAACGCCTTCTGACAATGAATCAAGAAGATCTGGAGGCTACAATTAGAAGAGTATCTCGAGATTCTTCCTTGGATCCGcagaaaaaatcatatataatccAAAATCTGCTAATGAG CCGTTGGATTGTTAGACAACAGATATCCCATCCAGTTTCAAGTAATGGGGAAGATATTCCCGATCAGCATCCATCTTATCAGGACCATCTCAAACTAACCTTTGGTTGCAAACACTACAAGAGGAACTGCAAACTTCTCGTTGCCTGTTGCAACCAGCTTTATACATGCAGACATTGCCATGATGAGGTGGCTGATCATTCTCTGGATAG GAAATCTGTTACAAAGATGATGTGCATGAAATGCTTGAAAATTCAGCCAATTGGGCGCTCGTGTTCCACTGTTTCCTGCGATAATTTTTCCATGGCAAAATATTATTGCAAGATCTGCAAGTTATTTGATGATGAAAG AGAAATTTATCACTGTCCTTTCTGTAACCTGTGCCGAGTGGGGAAGGGACTGGGAATTGACTACTTTCACTGCATGAACTGCAATGCTTGCATGTCACGTTCTCTTTCGGCTCATACATGTAGGGAGAAATGTTTAGAGGATAACTGCCCCATCTGCCATGAATACATATTCACATCTACCTCTCCAGTAAAGTGCCTTCCATGTGGTCAT GATTACACCTGTTCTCACTATACCTGCCCAATCTGTAGCAAGTCACTTGGGGACATGCAG ATATATTTTAGAATGTTAGATGCACAGTTAGCCGAGGAGAAAATTCCAGATGAGTATGCTGGAATAACTCAG GCCATACTATGCAATGATTGTGAGAAGAAAGGAGCCGCACCTTTCCATTGGCTTCACCACAAATGCTCTTGTTGTGGTTCATACAACACTAGACTCACATAG
- the LOC108990166 gene encoding zinc finger protein BRUTUS-like At1g18910 isoform X1 translates to MATEDDDTVFPSAESLASVPLADAPILLFICFHKALRSELSELRQLAAAASESDSNGQELLLELRQRFEFLKLVCKYHTAAEDEVIFLALDVHIKNVASTYSLEHESFNELFNSIFHCLDVLLEEEKNISKPFQELICCIGTIQTSISQHMLKEEQQVFPLLMQQFSSKEQGSLVWQFICSVPVILIEQFLPWMMSFLSLEEQLDVTHCIKEIVPGEKTLLEVVNSWLGNDDQPSCGSYTSVGKDIQCPDGCADMRGKLKMHLSKWSFSENWNWIKARFIQTDVGQNPIHCLNIWHGAIRKDLKEILEELYQIRSSGCFSNLDSIVIRLKFLADVLSFYGNALKTFFYPVLNQLANCCPPPSDEQFLNGHHIEGLLLLLQYNPQNGISLCLFLENLCRELESFLLEVNKQFALQEMEVFPIISKNCSHELQQRLLYMSLNIMPLGLLKCVIMWFSAQLSEDESRSILQSVKQGDSFVNKSFASLLHKWFQTGYSGKTSIEKLREDLQSIFKSRCSFISEQIKEVFGSSSLALGMKLPEGSNPGPTEPPSANKGSNCFSSSSSPHTAKKYETSYSSGINLHIFFPETVKIINPFPKFPGDGGSSSIINEPKPVDIIFFFHKALRKDLEYLVSGSAQLAENLGLIIDFRRRFDLIRVLYQIHSDAEDEIAFPALEAKGTVQNISHSYTIDHQLEVEYFSRISLILDKMYELQVSISSADSNTQDQRMLNHHQLRRRLHDMCKSMHKSLSNHIHREEVELWPSFRESFSIEEQEKIIGRMLGTTRAEVLQDMIPWLMASLTVEEQHTLMSLWRKAVRNTMFDEWLGEWCEEYDVAKVVEESSISPSWTADPLEIISTYLAKEVINEENEGIIAEKKSDFPQRDHVDSDVETFRNCDVDDKEKDLNRDENNYECSVCTKLSSDSDKKRCCEVADATDQTDKSGQDFQLPKSSLRCERLLTMNQEDLEATIRRVSRDSSLDPQKKSYIIQNLLMSRWIVRQQISHPVSSNGEDIPDQHPSYQDHLKLTFGCKHYKRNCKLLVACCNQLYTCRHCHDEVADHSLDRKSVTKMMCMKCLKIQPIGRSCSTVSCDNFSMAKYYCKICKLFDDEREIYHCPFCNLCRVGKGLGIDYFHCMNCNACMSRSLSAHTCREKCLEDNCPICHEYIFTSTSPVKCLPCGHVMHSTCFRDYTCSHYTCPICSKSLGDMQIYFRMLDAQLAEEKIPDEYAGITQAILCNDCEKKGAAPFHWLHHKCSCCGSYNTRLT, encoded by the exons ATGGCCACCGAAGATGATGACACCGTTTTCCCCTCCGCGGAGTCTCTGGCCTCCGTTCCGCTCGCCGACGCTCCCATTCTCTTGTTCATTTGCTTCCACAAGGCTCTCCGCTCCGAGCTATCCGAGCTGCGCCAATTGGCGGCGGCGGCGTCCGAGAGTGATTCCAACGGTCAGGAACTGTTGCTCGAGCTCCGACAGAGGTTCGAGTTTCTGAAGCTTGTTTGTAAGTACCACACTGCTGCGGAAGATGAG GTTATCTTCCTTGCACTAGACGTCCACATTAAAAATGTGGCATCCACATATTCACTTGAGCATGAAAGCTTTAATGAGCTCTTCAATTCTATTTTTCATTGCTTGGATGTTCTattggaggaagaaaagaatatttCCAAACCATTTCAAGAACTCATTTGTTGCATTGGCACCATCCAGACGTCAATTTCCCAGCATATGTTGAAAGAAGAACAACAG GTTTTTCCATTGCTGATGCAGCAATTCTCTTCGAAAGAGCAGGGTTCACTTGTGTGGCAGTTCATATGCAGTGTTCCAGTAATTCTGATAGAGCAATTTTTGCCATGGATGATGTCCTTTCTTTCTCTGGAGGAACAATTGGATGTTACTCACTGTATAAAAGAAATTGTACCCGGAGAAAAAACATTGCTAGAG GTGGTGAATTCTTGGCTTGGTAATGATGATCAACCCTCCTGCGGTTCCTACACCAGTGTTGGAAAAGACATTCAATGTCCTGATGGATGTGCAGATATGAGAGGGAAACTCAAAATGCATTTATCTAAATGGTCTTTTAGTGAAAACTGGAATTGGATAAAAGCACGCTTTATCCAAACAGACGTTGGACAAAATCCGATTCATTGTCTTAATATTTGGCATGGTGCCATCAGGAAAGATTTGAAAGAAATTCTGGAAGAGTTATATCAAATCAGAAGCTCAGGCtgtttttcaaatttagattcaATAGTTATCCGGCTAAAATTCCTTGCTGATGTCCTTAGCTTCTACGG CAATGCCTTGAAGACATTTTTTTACCCTGTGCTAAATCAACTTGCCAATTGCTGCCCACCTCCCTCTGACGAACAATTCCTCAATGGTCATCATATTGAAGGTCTACTTCTGCTGCTACAATACAACCCTCAAAATGGTATATCGTTGTGCTTGTTTCTGGAGAATCTTTGCAGGGAACTTGAGTCTTTCTTGTTGGAAGTGAACAAACAGTTTGCCTTGCAAGAAATGGAG GTATTTCCCATTATTAGCAAGAACTGCAGCCATGAATTGCAGCAGAGACTTCTGTATATGAGCCTTAATATAATGCCACTTGGATTGCTTAAGTGCGTAATCATGTGGTTTTCAGCTCAGTTATCTGAGGATGAATCCAGGTCCATTCTTCAGAGTGTAAAGCAGGGAGATTCTTTTGTAAATAAATCTTTTGCATCCCTCTTACACAAGTGGTTTCAAACTGGTTACTCAGGAAAGACCTCTATTGAAAAACTAAGAGAGGATTTGCAGAGCATTTTCAAGAGCAGATGCTCTTTTATATCCGAGCAAATCAAGGAAGTCTTTGGGTCTTCTTCCTTAGCCTTGGGCATGAAACTCCCTGAAGGATCTAACCCAGGGCCAACTGAACCACCCTCTGCCAACAAGGGCAGTAActgtttttcttcatcttcaagcCCCCACACTGCTAAGAAGTATGAGACATCCTACTCCAGTGGAATCAATCTGCACATATTTTTCCCTGAAACAGTAAAGATAATAAATCCTTTTCCTAAGTTTCCTGGTGATGGTGGTTCCAGTTCCATTATCAATGAACCAAAACCGGTGgatatcatctttttcttccacaaGGCTCTCAGGAAAGATTTGGAGTACCTTGTCTCTGGTTCAGCCCAGTTGGCTGAAAATTTAGGCCTCATCATTGACTTCCGTCGGCGATTTGACCTCATACGTGTTCTATATCAGATCCACAGTGATGCAGAGGATGAGATTGCTTTTCCAGCTTTGGAGGCAAAGGGGACAGTCCAAAACATAAGCCACTCCTATACCATTGATCACCAACTGGAAGTTGAATACTTCAGTAGAATATCGCTCATTTTAGATAAGATGTATGAGTTGCAAGTTTCAATTTCTAGTGCTGATTCAAATACGCAGGATCAAAGAATGCTGAATCATCATCAACTGCGTAGGAGGCTGCATGACATGTGCAAATCAATGCATAAATCACTCTCCAACCATATTCACCGTGAAGAAGTTGAACTTTGGCCCTCATTTAGAGAGAGCTTCTCCATTGAGGAGCAAGAAAAAATCATAGGACGCATGCTTGGAACAACAAGAGCAGAAGTATTGCAGGATATGATACCCTGGCTCATGGCATCTTTGACAGTTGAAGAACAGCATACTCTGATGTCCTTATGGCGCAAGGCCGTGAGAAATACAATGTTTGATGAATGGTTAGGGGAATGGTGTGAAGAATATGACGTAGCAAAGGTGGTAGAGGAATCAAGCATCTCACCTTCATGGACTGCAGATCCACTAGAGATTATATCAACTTATCTGGCTAAAGAAGTcattaatgaagaaaatgaaggaatcaTTGCTGAAAAGAAGAGTGATTTTCCACAAAGAGATCATGTTGATTCAGATGTCGAGACATTTAGAAACTGCGATGTGGATGATAAAGAAAAGGACCTGAAtagagatgaaaataattatgaatgTTCAGTATGTACAAAACTTTCCAGTGACAGTGACAAAAAGAGATGCTGTGAAGTGGCAGATGCCACAGACCAGACTGATAAATCGGGCCAAGATTTTCAATTACCTAAGTCTTCTTTGCGCTGTGAACGCCTTCTGACAATGAATCAAGAAGATCTGGAGGCTACAATTAGAAGAGTATCTCGAGATTCTTCCTTGGATCCGcagaaaaaatcatatataatccAAAATCTGCTAATGAG CCGTTGGATTGTTAGACAACAGATATCCCATCCAGTTTCAAGTAATGGGGAAGATATTCCCGATCAGCATCCATCTTATCAGGACCATCTCAAACTAACCTTTGGTTGCAAACACTACAAGAGGAACTGCAAACTTCTCGTTGCCTGTTGCAACCAGCTTTATACATGCAGACATTGCCATGATGAGGTGGCTGATCATTCTCTGGATAG GAAATCTGTTACAAAGATGATGTGCATGAAATGCTTGAAAATTCAGCCAATTGGGCGCTCGTGTTCCACTGTTTCCTGCGATAATTTTTCCATGGCAAAATATTATTGCAAGATCTGCAAGTTATTTGATGATGAAAG AGAAATTTATCACTGTCCTTTCTGTAACCTGTGCCGAGTGGGGAAGGGACTGGGAATTGACTACTTTCACTGCATGAACTGCAATGCTTGCATGTCACGTTCTCTTTCGGCTCATACATGTAGGGAGAAATGTTTAGAGGATAACTGCCCCATCTGCCATGAATACATATTCACATCTACCTCTCCAGTAAAGTGCCTTCCATGTGGTCATGTAATGCACTCAACATGTTTCCGG GATTACACCTGTTCTCACTATACCTGCCCAATCTGTAGCAAGTCACTTGGGGACATGCAG ATATATTTTAGAATGTTAGATGCACAGTTAGCCGAGGAGAAAATTCCAGATGAGTATGCTGGAATAACTCAG GCCATACTATGCAATGATTGTGAGAAGAAAGGAGCCGCACCTTTCCATTGGCTTCACCACAAATGCTCTTGTTGTGGTTCATACAACACTAGACTCACATAG
- the LOC108990166 gene encoding zinc finger protein BRUTUS-like At1g18910 isoform X3 — MATEDDDTVFPSAESLASVPLADAPILLFICFHKALRSELSELRQLAAAASESDSNGQELLLELRQRFEFLKLVCKYHTAAEDEVIFLALDVHIKNVASTYSLEHESFNELFNSIFHCLDVLLEEEKNISKPFQELICCIGTIQTSISQHMLKEEQQVFPLLMQQFSSKEQGSLVWQFICSVPVILIEQFLPWMMSFLSLEEQLDVTHCIKEIVPGEKTLLEVVNSWLGNDDQPSCGSYTSVGKDIQCPDGCADMRGKLKMHLSKWSFSENWNWIKARFIQTDVGQNPIHCLNIWHGAIRKDLKEILEELYQIRSSGCFSNLDSIVIRLKFLADVLSFYGNALKTFFYPVLNQLANCCPPPSDEQFLNGHHIEGLLLLLQYNPQNGISLCLFLENLCRELESFLLEVNKQFALQEMEVFPIISKNCSHELQQRLLYMSLNIMPLGLLKCVIMWFSAQLSEDESRSILQSVKQGDSFVNKSFASLLHKWFQTGYSGKTSIEKLREDLQSIFKSRCSFISEQIKEVFGSSSLALGMKLPEGSNPGPTEPPSANKGSNCFSSSSSPHTAKKYETSYSSGINLHIFFPETVKIINPFPKFPGDGGSSSIINEPKPVDIIFFFHKALRKDLEYLVSGSAQLAENLGLIIDFRRRFDLIRVLYQIHSDAEDEIAFPALEAKGTVQNISHSYTIDHQLEVEYFSRISLILDKMYELQVSISSADSNTQDQRMLNHHQLRRRLHDMCKSMHKSLSNHIHREEVELWPSFRESFSIEEQEKIIGRMLGTTRAEVLQDMIPWLMASLTVEEQHTLMSLWRKAVRNTMFDEWLGEWCEEYDVAKVVEESSISPSWTADPLEIISTYLAKEVINEENEGIIAEKKSDFPQRDHVDSDVETFRNCDVDDKEKDLNRDENNYECSVCTKLSSDSDKKRCCEVADATDQTDKSGQDFQLPKSSLRCERLLTMNQEDLEATIRRVSRDSSLDPQKKSYIIQNLLMSRWIVRQQISHPVSSNGEDIPDQHPSYQDHLKLTFGCKHYKRNCKLLVACCNQLYTCRHCHDEVADHSLDRFATASDIYTGNLLQR, encoded by the exons ATGGCCACCGAAGATGATGACACCGTTTTCCCCTCCGCGGAGTCTCTGGCCTCCGTTCCGCTCGCCGACGCTCCCATTCTCTTGTTCATTTGCTTCCACAAGGCTCTCCGCTCCGAGCTATCCGAGCTGCGCCAATTGGCGGCGGCGGCGTCCGAGAGTGATTCCAACGGTCAGGAACTGTTGCTCGAGCTCCGACAGAGGTTCGAGTTTCTGAAGCTTGTTTGTAAGTACCACACTGCTGCGGAAGATGAG GTTATCTTCCTTGCACTAGACGTCCACATTAAAAATGTGGCATCCACATATTCACTTGAGCATGAAAGCTTTAATGAGCTCTTCAATTCTATTTTTCATTGCTTGGATGTTCTattggaggaagaaaagaatatttCCAAACCATTTCAAGAACTCATTTGTTGCATTGGCACCATCCAGACGTCAATTTCCCAGCATATGTTGAAAGAAGAACAACAG GTTTTTCCATTGCTGATGCAGCAATTCTCTTCGAAAGAGCAGGGTTCACTTGTGTGGCAGTTCATATGCAGTGTTCCAGTAATTCTGATAGAGCAATTTTTGCCATGGATGATGTCCTTTCTTTCTCTGGAGGAACAATTGGATGTTACTCACTGTATAAAAGAAATTGTACCCGGAGAAAAAACATTGCTAGAG GTGGTGAATTCTTGGCTTGGTAATGATGATCAACCCTCCTGCGGTTCCTACACCAGTGTTGGAAAAGACATTCAATGTCCTGATGGATGTGCAGATATGAGAGGGAAACTCAAAATGCATTTATCTAAATGGTCTTTTAGTGAAAACTGGAATTGGATAAAAGCACGCTTTATCCAAACAGACGTTGGACAAAATCCGATTCATTGTCTTAATATTTGGCATGGTGCCATCAGGAAAGATTTGAAAGAAATTCTGGAAGAGTTATATCAAATCAGAAGCTCAGGCtgtttttcaaatttagattcaATAGTTATCCGGCTAAAATTCCTTGCTGATGTCCTTAGCTTCTACGG CAATGCCTTGAAGACATTTTTTTACCCTGTGCTAAATCAACTTGCCAATTGCTGCCCACCTCCCTCTGACGAACAATTCCTCAATGGTCATCATATTGAAGGTCTACTTCTGCTGCTACAATACAACCCTCAAAATGGTATATCGTTGTGCTTGTTTCTGGAGAATCTTTGCAGGGAACTTGAGTCTTTCTTGTTGGAAGTGAACAAACAGTTTGCCTTGCAAGAAATGGAG GTATTTCCCATTATTAGCAAGAACTGCAGCCATGAATTGCAGCAGAGACTTCTGTATATGAGCCTTAATATAATGCCACTTGGATTGCTTAAGTGCGTAATCATGTGGTTTTCAGCTCAGTTATCTGAGGATGAATCCAGGTCCATTCTTCAGAGTGTAAAGCAGGGAGATTCTTTTGTAAATAAATCTTTTGCATCCCTCTTACACAAGTGGTTTCAAACTGGTTACTCAGGAAAGACCTCTATTGAAAAACTAAGAGAGGATTTGCAGAGCATTTTCAAGAGCAGATGCTCTTTTATATCCGAGCAAATCAAGGAAGTCTTTGGGTCTTCTTCCTTAGCCTTGGGCATGAAACTCCCTGAAGGATCTAACCCAGGGCCAACTGAACCACCCTCTGCCAACAAGGGCAGTAActgtttttcttcatcttcaagcCCCCACACTGCTAAGAAGTATGAGACATCCTACTCCAGTGGAATCAATCTGCACATATTTTTCCCTGAAACAGTAAAGATAATAAATCCTTTTCCTAAGTTTCCTGGTGATGGTGGTTCCAGTTCCATTATCAATGAACCAAAACCGGTGgatatcatctttttcttccacaaGGCTCTCAGGAAAGATTTGGAGTACCTTGTCTCTGGTTCAGCCCAGTTGGCTGAAAATTTAGGCCTCATCATTGACTTCCGTCGGCGATTTGACCTCATACGTGTTCTATATCAGATCCACAGTGATGCAGAGGATGAGATTGCTTTTCCAGCTTTGGAGGCAAAGGGGACAGTCCAAAACATAAGCCACTCCTATACCATTGATCACCAACTGGAAGTTGAATACTTCAGTAGAATATCGCTCATTTTAGATAAGATGTATGAGTTGCAAGTTTCAATTTCTAGTGCTGATTCAAATACGCAGGATCAAAGAATGCTGAATCATCATCAACTGCGTAGGAGGCTGCATGACATGTGCAAATCAATGCATAAATCACTCTCCAACCATATTCACCGTGAAGAAGTTGAACTTTGGCCCTCATTTAGAGAGAGCTTCTCCATTGAGGAGCAAGAAAAAATCATAGGACGCATGCTTGGAACAACAAGAGCAGAAGTATTGCAGGATATGATACCCTGGCTCATGGCATCTTTGACAGTTGAAGAACAGCATACTCTGATGTCCTTATGGCGCAAGGCCGTGAGAAATACAATGTTTGATGAATGGTTAGGGGAATGGTGTGAAGAATATGACGTAGCAAAGGTGGTAGAGGAATCAAGCATCTCACCTTCATGGACTGCAGATCCACTAGAGATTATATCAACTTATCTGGCTAAAGAAGTcattaatgaagaaaatgaaggaatcaTTGCTGAAAAGAAGAGTGATTTTCCACAAAGAGATCATGTTGATTCAGATGTCGAGACATTTAGAAACTGCGATGTGGATGATAAAGAAAAGGACCTGAAtagagatgaaaataattatgaatgTTCAGTATGTACAAAACTTTCCAGTGACAGTGACAAAAAGAGATGCTGTGAAGTGGCAGATGCCACAGACCAGACTGATAAATCGGGCCAAGATTTTCAATTACCTAAGTCTTCTTTGCGCTGTGAACGCCTTCTGACAATGAATCAAGAAGATCTGGAGGCTACAATTAGAAGAGTATCTCGAGATTCTTCCTTGGATCCGcagaaaaaatcatatataatccAAAATCTGCTAATGAG CCGTTGGATTGTTAGACAACAGATATCCCATCCAGTTTCAAGTAATGGGGAAGATATTCCCGATCAGCATCCATCTTATCAGGACCATCTCAAACTAACCTTTGGTTGCAAACACTACAAGAGGAACTGCAAACTTCTCGTTGCCTGTTGCAACCAGCTTTATACATGCAGACATTGCCATGATGAGGTGGCTGATCATTCTCTGGATAG GTTTGCCACTGCTTCTGATATATATACAGGAAATCTGTTACAAAGATGA